Proteins encoded by one window of Canis lupus dingo isolate Sandy chromosome 10, ASM325472v2, whole genome shotgun sequence:
- the IL23A gene encoding interleukin-23 subunit alpha — protein sequence MLGSRAVMLLLLLLLLPWTAEPRAVPEGSSPAWIQGQQLSQKLCTLVWSAHPPMGHVDLPREEGDGETTSDVPRIQCGDGCDPQGLKDNSQFCLQRIHQGLVFYEKLLGSDIFTGEPSLLPDGPVGQLHANLLGLRQLLQPEGHHWETEQTPSPSPSQPWQRLLLRLKILRSLQAFVAVAARVFAHGAATLSP from the exons ATGCTGGGAAGCAGGGctgtgatgctgctgctgctgctgctgctgctgccctggaCTGCTGAGCCCCGGGCTGTGCCTGAGGGCAGTAGCCCTGCCTGGATTCAGGGCCAGCAGCTCTCACAGAAGCTCTGCACGCTGGTGTGGAGTGCACATCCTCCCATGGGACATGTG GACCTACcaagagaagagggagatggTGAGACTACAAGTGATGTCCCCCGCATCCAGTGCGGGGATGGCTGTGATCCCCAAGGACTCAAAGACAACAGTCAG TTCTGCTTACAAAGGATCCACCAGGGCCTGGTTTTTTATGAGAAACTGCTGGGCTCAGACATTTTCACAGGGGAGCCTTCTCTACTCCCTGATGGCCCTGTGGGCCAGCTTCACGCCAACCTCCTGGGCCTTAGGCAACTCTTGCAG CCAGAGGGTCACCACTGGGAGACTGAGCAAACTCCAAGCCCCAGTCCCAGCCAGCCATGGCAGcgcctcctcctccgcctcaAGATCCTTCGCAGCCTCCAGGCCTTTGTGGCTGTAGCTGCCCGGGTCTTTGCCCACGGAGCAGCAACCCTGAGCCCGTAA